Proteins found in one Streptomyces sp. NBC_00461 genomic segment:
- the argF gene encoding ornithine carbamoyltransferase, protein MATVPTALAGRHFLKELDFSDQEFLGLIELAAELKAAKKAGAETRYLSGKNIALVFEKTSTRTRCAFEVAAADQGASTTYLDPSGSQIGHKESVKDTARVLGRMYDGIEYRGHGQGVVEELAAYAGVPVYNGLTDEWHPTQMLADVLTMTEHTDKPLTATAFAYLGDARYNTGNSYLVTGALLGMDVRIVAPRVLWPDETIVELARQLAVTSGARITLTEDVKEGVRGADFIATDVWVSMGEPKEVWDERIALLGPYAVTMDVLRATGNPDVKFLHCLPAFHDLGTLVGREIHQRHGLTSLEVTDEVFESEHSVVFDEAENRMHTIKAILVATLA, encoded by the coding sequence ATGGCGACAGTCCCGACCGCCCTCGCCGGCCGTCACTTCCTCAAGGAGCTCGACTTCTCCGACCAGGAGTTTCTCGGGCTGATCGAGCTGGCCGCCGAGCTGAAGGCGGCAAAGAAGGCCGGGGCGGAGACGCGGTACCTGAGCGGGAAGAACATCGCGCTGGTCTTCGAGAAGACCTCGACGCGCACGCGCTGCGCGTTCGAGGTCGCCGCCGCCGACCAGGGCGCCTCGACGACGTACCTGGACCCGTCGGGCTCGCAGATCGGACACAAGGAGTCCGTGAAGGACACGGCGCGCGTGCTGGGCCGGATGTACGACGGGATCGAGTACCGCGGACACGGCCAGGGCGTCGTGGAGGAGCTGGCCGCGTACGCCGGGGTCCCCGTCTACAACGGGCTCACCGACGAATGGCACCCCACCCAGATGCTGGCCGACGTGCTCACCATGACCGAGCACACCGACAAGCCACTGACCGCGACGGCCTTCGCCTACCTCGGCGACGCCCGCTACAACACGGGCAACTCCTACCTGGTCACCGGCGCCCTGCTCGGCATGGACGTCCGTATCGTCGCCCCCCGGGTGCTGTGGCCGGACGAGACGATCGTCGAGTTGGCCCGGCAGCTCGCCGTGACGTCGGGCGCCCGGATCACCCTCACCGAGGACGTGAAGGAGGGTGTGCGCGGCGCCGACTTCATCGCCACCGACGTATGGGTGTCGATGGGTGAGCCCAAGGAGGTCTGGGACGAGCGCATAGCGCTCCTCGGCCCCTACGCCGTGACCATGGACGTGCTGCGCGCCACCGGCAATCCCGATGTGAAGTTCCTGCACTGCCTGCCGGCCTTCCACGACCTCGGTACCCTCGTCGGCCGCGAGATCCACCAGCGCCACGGGCTCACCTCGCTGGAGGTCACCGACGAGGTGTTCGAGTCCGAGCACTCCGTGGTCTTCGACGAGGCGGAGAACCGGATGCACACCATCAAGGCCATCCTGGTCGCAACGCTGGCCTGA
- a CDS encoding ATP-binding protein yields the protein MNGPALYERPAASASWRIALPHSAAAVPVARALVRTALAELDHGADCDTAELLTAELVANAVEHTVGDSPIELVLELLPSGCQVEVHDPDPAPPHNLTWPGEQVPDPWQEHGRGLLLIRALSSSCGHRPTTSGKAVWFRLPVVPQQRRSA from the coding sequence ATGAACGGACCCGCCTTGTACGAACGCCCCGCCGCCTCCGCCTCCTGGCGCATCGCGCTGCCGCATTCCGCCGCGGCCGTGCCCGTGGCCCGCGCACTGGTGCGCACCGCGCTGGCCGAGCTGGACCACGGGGCCGACTGCGACACCGCGGAACTGCTCACGGCGGAGCTGGTCGCGAACGCGGTGGAGCACACCGTCGGGGACTCCCCCATAGAGCTCGTGCTGGAGCTGCTGCCCAGCGGCTGCCAGGTCGAGGTGCACGACCCGGACCCGGCGCCGCCCCACAACCTCACCTGGCCGGGCGAGCAGGTGCCCGATCCCTGGCAGGAGCACGGGCGCGGACTGCTGCTGATCCGCGCGCTCAGCTCGTCCTGCGGGCATCGGCCGACCACGTCGGGCAAGGCCGTCTGGTTCCGGCTGCCGGTGGTGCCCCAGCAGCGGCGGTCCGCCTGA